The stretch of DNA GCACGCGCGGCCATCTGATTACGGTCCCAGGGCATCAGTTGATCGTTCCTTCCTGGATGGTGGTGATGGTCGTGAACTGTTCGCGGAGTTCGGTGCCGACGCCGTCGACGATCGCCTGCAACGCGGTGTCTTCGTCGATGCCCCAGGTGCCCGCATAGGCGCGCGCGGCGTGGCGGATCGTGTCGGCGATGAGGTAGCCGAACACGGTCGGGTCCTCGAGTATGCCCGCGTCGATCAGGACGTTGCTGCCGGCGCCGTTGGTGATCCAGATGCGGGCGACCTCGACCGATTCGCTCGTTAGTTTCGCGCCTTTGTCGAGCGCGATCGAATTAGGGTGATCGGCCATTAGCGTACGCCTCCTGTCGGGGCCCAGCGGACTGCTGGCGGGAATACCTCGTCGCGATTGCCTTTGAGCGCGGTGCCGTAGACGGGGTTGGGTAGCACGAACCACCCTGCCCCCCA from Sphingomonas faeni encodes:
- a CDS encoding DUF5076 domain-containing protein, which codes for MADHPNSIALDKGAKLTSESVEVARIWITNGAGSNVLIDAGILEDPTVFGYLIADTIRHAARAYAGTWGIDEDTALQAIVDGVGTELREQFTTITTIQEGTIN